The Solanum dulcamara chromosome 2, daSolDulc1.2, whole genome shotgun sequence region TAATAGACTTTGCAGGATCTTCACCTCTATGACTAGAGATTGGACAAAAATTGATAATTCTTTTATGCAAAGTCCATTTTTTATCAATCCAATGAGCGGTAATGACCATATAATTGATTCTTTGCACGGAAGTCCAAGTATCAATGGTTAAACAACACCTTTGTTGTGATTTCTTAAAAACAACCATCCttttatgtttttcttcatCAAAAGATTAAAATAATCTCTAGTCACAGTGGTATGAGAAAGAATGCGCAAACAAGGTTGTGCTACTTTCATAAATTGTTTAAAACCTTCTTTTTCAACAAATCTGAAAGGAAGTTGATCAAGAATGACCATACAACACAAAGCCTTCCTACACTCTTATTGATCAAATTTCCATGAAACAACAGCTACATCACCCTTGTTACCCCCTACAACTGGTTGAAATGCTAATTTTGATTGtttaatatcaatattataAGGCATCTTCTTGCATTTGGGTATATGACCAAGCATTGTCGTTGTACCATGTTCTTTTGTGCCAGCAAAATACTCTTGCTTACAATAGTTACAAACACACTTATCATTTCCATCAGAATTAGTTTTACGAGTAAAATGATCCCACGCACGAgatctttttttcctttctttacttTGGACTCAACAGTTTGAGTTTGACCTATTGCATTTGAATTAGAAGCTCCACTTTCACCAACAACCTtatcaattatgatattttcagCCATGATACTTTCACAAAAAGACTGcgaaaaagatataaaataatcATTGATTGAACTATTTCACATAAGATGCTATGAACTATTGAAGGAACTAAACAAAGGCTGAACATTAGctaaaataaactaaatgaCAATTCAAACAGTAGTTTGTCGAAGCAACAACTACAAACAGTAGGCTAAACAAAATCAGAACTCACACACAAGGCAACAAGTTTAAGACTACAAACAAAGGAGCCAAACTAAATgtcaattcaaaaaaaaaaatagtaacgCCAAACTAAATACCAATTCAACAATTTCAATTGTAGTTTTCTCATTAATCAAATCCAAACGTCGCAGTGAAATCGTGAAATAAAGTGCAATTTACACTTACCGATTGAAGAGAATGAGAAATCGTGAGCAACTGAGCATAGTTCTAATTCTGATATCTGAAAGTGAAATCGTGAGCTTCTGAGAGTGAAATTGACTCGAGGCAGTGAGCGACTAAGTCTTCTAAGACCTAAGTGAAATTCACaatcattttctcaaaaatcaaaCCCAAACATCACAGTGAAATCTTGAAATTACATGCAAATCAGAATCTGAGACTTACTTCTCCGGCTGAGCAGTGAGCGGAGAGTGAAATTGTGAGTTTCTAAGTCTTTAGAGTCGGTGAGAACTGAGAAGACTTAAAATCTCGAGTCTGAAGTCTCGAGCATCTGACTTCTGACCACTAAGAAGTGAGCAAAATCTGAGAGTGAACCAGTGAAATCGTGACTCTAGCAGTCATCGTTGTGACCTCGCCTGAGTTTATGAGAAGCGAGACTCGTCGTCGCCTCGCCTAAGTGACTGAGGACTCACCACCGCCTCGCCTGAGTGACTGAGCAATGGCGATTTGAGAAGAGAAATAGAAAAATAGAGAGCAATGGGTCTGTCGGCATAACTGGGAAATGGGAATAGGAAATTGGAAATAACTTCTAAGCCCTAAGTCCCTAACTGAGTAAGTGAGTAACGTGGGAAATGGAAATAAATTAGGAATTAAGTAATGGACTTATCGGGGTATCGAGTACCCCAAAATTGGACCTTTCAAAATCGAGCCCCGACCCAATAAGCCAATAAGCTGAACTAGAAACCCGACACCCGACCCAATAAACCAATATCCCGACCCGTTAGCCCAATAACCAAAAATCAATCCGGGTTATTGGTTTGACCCGAATTTTGAACAGCCCTACTATATCCACAGGTATACTACAACCAAATGTGTAGTTCCCTTCCAAAAGTATTCCAAACCTACATCTTTCTCTACCTTTCTAAAGCCTATAAACAGTCAAGTACATTAAAGATGTCTTTTGTTTGAGCTAATACAtcttgtttacaccaaaaataaaagaggATTACACGGTTCATTTTGATCTTCTTCAAACTATTCTGCACATCCTCAAAGCACCCCTTGTTCTTTTCGGTCCAGATTGTCGACCATAAGCATGCTGGGACAATCTCCTATCGTTCCTCCTCCTTTGCTACATCAATATCCTTGTTCCAGCTGCTTAAAATCCCTTTGATACTTCCAGGTTTTACCCATATGATTCCTTTTAGACATATGAACATTCTCAATAGTTAGATCTGTCTATTTGCAATGTAAGAAAAAATGGTTGATTGTCTATGCTTGCTCCCTACACAAAAATTTTGACCCATAATAACATATCAATCAATATGCTATTCAACTCTACGTATCACAGTGTCCAATGTGGAATCCACGTTCTTCTTGGAATCTGGAAATGATCTCATTGTGTCGACTCCCAATACCAAATTGTTAGGAGTTTTAGAGGATGATCAAGTCATAGGACGATGACCAGGAAAATCTAAATCAATTGACTTCGACTTTCCTTTGTCCTTGTTTGAATTCCTAGAACGATCTATTTTGAATATAACTTAAACAGTTCAACTTGTTAAAGAAAAGCTGAAACTTTAGAGTTCAATGGATGAGAGTACTCTGATaacttttttttgttaaaatacaACTTGTTTTATTCCACAAAATCCCCTTTTAAATAGGGAGTCCTATTACAACAATAAGAAGTCTAATCCTTACGAAACTAGGAAACATAAATCCTATTCTAGAAAAATGACAATAGATGAACCTAATCcttatgaaactaaaaaaaacctattatataattaaatacttAATTTAATTGGCTTTCTTTCGGACATACGTCTTGCCCGCAAATGCATCCACAATAATCTCACTTTTAAATAGACTGAATTTGTAGAGGTGAGGATGGACTGGGTTAATAAATGAGTGGGATTAACCCAACATTCAGGAAAGCACTCGCTTCACCGCTATAAGTGTGAAGCGAAGCTCTACGTTGTAAGGGTCTCAATGCATTAGTTAGTTTGAACCCATCACTCTTTTATGATAATTGTGATATAAGGAAGTGTGGAAGGGATTTTGACAAGGGAGATGATAATGGATTTGAAGAAGATGATGAGCAATATAATGATAAGGGAGAAATACAAGATTCTAACAATCTTGTACAAGTAGATCTTTAGAAGAACAAGAAATAGAAGTTGAACCATTAATAACTTTGATTTGTGATATCTACTTTTTAGCTTATCATTTGTATTTTTGCTTATATATATTCTCTATTTATGTtggtcttttttcttttaaaccGCGCTTCACTTCATTGAATTCATGGTTTAAGCGAAGCAAGCCTTGTCACTTTTTCCCGCTTCACGCTTCCCTGAACACTGCATTAACCTACCCAAACTTGTACAGATTGGACATATCATATTTTATAGGAGTTTTGTCACTCCAATCAAAAACACGGAGAAATTGTTTACTTGGATAAACATGAGTCAGCACCTCATCTCTTACCTTCTTTGGTCTTTTGCACAGTAGAGTAAAGTGGAGACCTACATCGAGGTTACTAGGCGCTTGAGCAACCATTGTTTTTTACCCAcacaatatatttttatgttgaaACTAGAAATAATATATAAGGATATTGATTGATCATCCGATCTTAGAAAGTAATTTTAGATTAGAGGCAATTAAGCATCCAcaactcaaaattcataatTCACAATTGTCAAACTTCAGTCAGATATCTACTAAACCCATTGTACTTCAGAGCATAAACATAAATTATTATCCACAAGACATAAGCATGAAACAAAAAAGTCACCCTGAATTCCTGGACTGCAATTCCATACCCAATTATTCGTGCAATTGGAGTGTCCAGTCTGGATTGAATTTCCAAATCATAATCAACAGgatacataagaatctgaaTATCTCAAATCTTATCTAATCTATAAACCACAGAAAGTGAACAGATTAGCAAGTCGGTGTTTAAAAGTACCTATCTACTCCTGACAACTCAGTGGGGGTATGCGTCTCCATACTTTGCTTCATTTTGTGCTCCTCCTCGTACTTGTTCAATCTCTCGTTCCACATTTCCTTCAATCATATAACAGTAATTTATACAAATGATCGCTCTTTGGCGTAAACAATTAAACATAGAATAAGAAAAAAGAGGATCGCAAAACCTTGTAGTTGAGTTCAGCGCGATGCATAAGATAGAATCCAAGAATGCCTCCAAAAATAGTTCCTGATATTATTCTAACATATCCCCATCTCGGCGATTTCATTGCTCTCTCTTCCTTCTAGTCTCCGCCTCCGTCGCCGATTGCTTTCCTTCGTTTTTTCCCCTTTATACCCCGAATCCCAACTCTCAGATTATTTGACTCGTATGATGGGCTCTTCCAACGTGGGCCAAAACTCACTCATATGATGGGCTCTTCAAACGTGGACCCAATAAACAAGGCAgaaatttagaagatttttatcggaaaatttacataaatgtattacattaagaaaatatttatcatttatagcaataatatttttttttactaaatatttataatataattttaatacatattagcgagaataatttataaaactcatataatacaagttttattcatggataatatatttatcacataatttaatacacttataatacattgtgtcaatttcttaccaaacaagtataatatattttaaaacacttataataaatttatattgcatgcataattcacttttaatacatagtatatatatcataatattgctatatattgctataaattataataaataaaaaaatatcgctaaaattaataattatttattaaaaaatatttttcctagtaatttttccatttttatcTGTGTAGTATATAATTCGCAGGGCATAAGTTACATGTTCAATATAAGTTTCGAGAATTCTTTACCTTGTCCAATAtaaatttagagaaaatataTCTTATTTGACAAAAGTTCACTAGGATAAGTTATATCTCAGGGGTCGTTTGATTTGAAGATAAGTTATGTTGGgattagttatgatgggataagttatgtgGTTAAGTTATGCTGAAGTGATTTTTTATTGGTTGTTTGGTTTGTCATATTCAAATAATATGCATAACACAATTTctaagaataagttgtttgtttacaaaaatatctttcatttcatttagtgtttTAACACtttctttgcaagctttagttattcactcttaaaaataattttttaatcttatttagcttaaataaTTTTCTGTGTGCATTCTCATAATAATGCCGTgtgtttttaaatataaaacattcatcttatttagcttaaaaataaatctttcatcttaagtttgttaaagtaaaagagATTGTATCGTTGATGTAAATTCATTTAAGCACATATCACTCATATAATTAAATAGTGGAGTgaacattttaagagaaatcaaaatataaataaatataagaatcACTCAAATAAATTCAACGTATAATATactcataaataaaaaatatatttatatagtgtaattttttaatgaaaatatataatcataaaataacaactagtgaagattgtgaatgttgttataaatgtattaaaaaatattttaatataaatatatgtaaaagTAATGTATAAAGAGAGTTTAAGGGGTACTTTTgtcattttatatttttatcccgAGATTAGTATTCCACCACAAGTAGAGATAACTTATCTCAGtcataattataaattatgGGACAACTTATCCCACACTTTATAACCAAACAAACTATTGAGGGATACTAAAAATTTGTCCCatgattattttgttttatCCACCACACCAAACGGCCCCTAAGAGATAACTTTGTGGTATTGAAACTAAACTTATGTATCTATCAATATGAGTTCTATAGAAACTAAGTTATATCATAACTTATGGATTATGAACTTTTTAAGGCATAATGTTCTAAAATTGAATTTATGTCTTTTAAGGCATAATTTTTGTAATATAAATGTATGTAAAAGTAATGTATAAtgtatgtaaaaaatattttaatataaatgtatGTAAAAGTAATGTATAAAGAGagttttgtcacgccccgggagggtaccctaggcgtggccggcactcgaaggccatttctgacctccgagcgaaccacctggtccagtcacacgttcattcaatcatattctcttagcggaaaactcaattaaggatATACTGTTCATaaattagggccaaaggccaaacaatcatcaactcgacaagaaattttaaaaagggctactcaaaagaagaattcaacatttctacactccggtctattAAGCCTCAATCTACAATTTAGAAGGTGTCCATGACAAgctcatggctaccaacaatcaaaataaagcaaGTGACATCAGAACTATACAAGaagagctcaacatcctccggaactaggaggactcaccgctagCTGGGAGGGGGTggagatcttcaacggagcgccggttgatgatctctggtacctgtctctgcatcatgaaatgatgcacgccaaatgacgtcagtacgtggaatgtactggtatgtaaaatggccaaatggaaggacataaaggaaacatcaattctatcagaactcaactcaagagaaataacaactcaatcaagtgtcctagatCTAAACGAGAAtacggtttagacgggaccaatcacataccattcaactcaatccgactcagagtactatcaagacttatgtgggagtttttcttacccgacaaccatcacttatgagccagtgacagtacaataagccaacgttgttgccgcgttcgttcatgctttgccaggacatgaacgagtcaaccaatcatggatccaatccaaccaagtcctataatgtcaggacaaacattttggggaaacatccgagtttaacggttcaatcccttcctacgtttggcgacgtagttattgggttcgagtatggactttactcttacccaattcggtgctcgatactcctcctaagactcaatgctcataaaactccatctaatcgactcaattaaatcatatcgacaagtctcatttaaaccttgtcaactcatcaactctatcacaatcaaacctctcataatcatatctttcaagagaaatttaaatgcacatttatagcaacatatagacataaccaatcatttccttcATCCATTCAATTAatctttgggactcatcacaacttcaaggctttaaatcaacaaatcaagataagcatcattttaaagaaaatagcatcctttatcataatccacatagctaagaaaatcaataaaacatatttaacaactcatcttcatcaactcatactcacacaaaGACTCTTTTTGGAAGTCCTCGACTAAACttcatcaacatagcaagaattACTCTAATAGACAACAAACTAATTTGAACACAACTCTAGCAAGAAACTTCATTCCTATGGACATTTAttctcaaagaaggtatagggcacatgggtgaactcaacccatattttagatagacttacataccttagtgaagactttgaaaaaaaccttgtggttgagtcttcaatggagaactcgaatcttgaagctcttgaaacAATTCTTTGTTAAAGGgggacttggagaagaagaagaagatgaagaagagagagttttctagggcttttatagagagagagtgggggctgaaaaataTGTCCCCAATTGCTCAAGGAggttacatatataatttgggacaattcccaaattgccccttctcaaaagttctgaaaaatagacaaaaatgctcctggcgcgataatggcacgtcgcgccattgcagcgccaggccgattacgcctaaaatctgcacatctcgtagtggcgcaccgcgccaaggaccaaactactgaggcacattcttggtgcaatagtggcgcgtcgcgcccttacagcaccaaggccatattttctggattctggaaattggcttaaaaaaccctgcacacctcgtagtggcgcgctgcgccagaggccaaactactgaggcgtgtttctggcgcgatagtggcgcatcgtgccactgcggcgccaagcccagttttctagcaattgcaacccaggcctgaaaatccctaccgtgctagttcgtcttaggatcatcatatcttttgactccaaactccaaaatatacattcttggtggcattggaaagaagactcgacgacctttaatttgataggtcgtgggccacccagattgtcgtctttcaaaagataaggtcgttagaagtcgaccccttatacgaactcatcccaagacttAGCCATGACGAATCTCTTGGATCTAATTTGGTCCTAGAGGccccttgtgaccccacatcgcctccaacatccttaaatttctcGGGGACTCATCCTAGCTCATGAATACGCCCCTcaatactcgggttcgaccctacccgtatacaaaaagggttcgaatcttagggaaaatttttgaggggtgttacaagttTAAGGGGTACTTTTgtcattttatatttttatcccgAGATTAGTATTCCACCACAAGTAGAGATAACTTATCTCATtcataattataaattatgGGACAACTTATCCCACACTTTATAACCAAACAAACTATTGAGGGATACTAAAAATTTGTCCCatgattattttgttttatccaccacaccaaacgacccctaagagATAACTTTGTGGTATTGAAACTAAACTTATGTATCTATCAATATGAGTTCTATAGAAACTAAGTTATATCATAACTTATGGATTATGAACTTTTTAAGGCATAATGTTCTAAAATTGAATTTATGTCTTTTAAGGCATAATTTTTGTGTTGCGAATTTCGTCATgtacttttttttcttgtaagaCATAAATTGTGTCTTGCGATTTTTTGTTTTAATGTTAATGGATATCggatcaaattttatttattatttaatatgttgaaagataaaaaataaaaagaattaattcaaaagataaaaaattaaaaactaccCTAAAATAGAGATATTTGTGCTTGAATAACCCATAAGTAGGGGTGGTAATTGGGCGGATTTGGTCGAATTTGGGTGGATCATAATGGGTTCAGACAATAATtgggtcaagacccaacccaacttaatttttactaagcgtaattgttttatttgttcttttaaactattttagtatctaataaaattatttttctttattctggctatatataacatatcaaattgaaaaaaaaaattaaaaatattttaacaagttTTGTCATGAGCCAATTTGGGCTACATATCAACTCAATTTTTAATGGGTTGAAATAGGTTGGATTGAATTGAGTTAAGCTAATGAATGTGCGGGTCAATAACCAACCCAAACTTAAAGGG contains the following coding sequences:
- the LOC129880278 gene encoding uncharacterized protein LOC129880278, encoding MKSPRWGYVRIISGTIFGGILGFYLMHRAELNYKEMWNERLNKYEEEHKMKQSMETHTPTELSGVDRLDTPIARIIGYGIAVQEFRVTFLFHAYVLWIIIYVYALKYNGFSRYLTEV